A region of Pseudorca crassidens isolate mPseCra1 chromosome 8, mPseCra1.hap1, whole genome shotgun sequence DNA encodes the following proteins:
- the GATAD1 gene encoding GATA zinc finger domain-containing protein 1 isoform X2, with the protein MPLGLKPTCSVCKTTSSSMWKKGPQGEILCHHCTGRGGAGGGGAGSGAAGGTGGSGGGGGFGAATFASTSAAPPQSNGGGGGKQPIKAPESVSTIITAESIFYKGVYYQIGDVVSVIDEQDGKPYYAQIRGFIQDQYCEKSAALTWLIPTLSSPRDQFDPASYIIGPEEDLPRKMEYLEFVCHAPSEYFKSRSSPFPTVPTRPEKGYIWTHVGPTPAITIKETVANHL; encoded by the exons ATGCCACTGGGCCTGAAGCCCACCTGCAGCGTCTGCAAGACCACATCGTCCTCCATGTGGAAGAAGGGCCCGCAGGGGGAGATCCTCTGCCACCACTGCACGGGCcggggcggcgcgggcggcgggggCGCCGGCTCGGGGGCGGCCGGCGGGACGGGGGGcagtggcggcggtggcggcttCGGCGCGGCGACCTTCGCCAGCACCTCGGCCGCCCCTCCGCAGAGCaacgggggcgggggcggcaaGCAG CCCATCAAAGCCCCTGAGTCAGTTTCCACCATAATCACTGCAGAATCAATCTTCTACAAG GGAGTCTATTACCAAATTGGAGATGTTGTTTCTGTAATTGACGAACAAGATGGAAAACCCTACTATGCTCAGATCAGGGGTTTTATCCAGGACCAGTATTGTGAGAAGAGTGCAGCACTGACGTGGCTCATTCCCACTCTCTCTAGCCCCAGGGACCAATTTGATCCTGCATCCTACATCATAG GACCAGAGGAGGATCTTCCAAGGAAGATGGAATACTTGGAATTTGTTTGTCATGCACCTTCTGAATATTTCAAGTCACGTTCATCACCATTTCCCACAGTTCCCACCAGACCAGAGAAGGGCTATATATGGACTCATGTTGGACCTACTCCTGCAATAACTATTAAGGAAACAGTTGCCAACCATTTGTAG
- the GATAD1 gene encoding GATA zinc finger domain-containing protein 1 isoform X1, with the protein MPLGLKPTCSVCKTTSSSMWKKGPQGEILCHHCTGRGGAGGGGAGSGAAGGTGGSGGGGGFGAATFASTSAAPPQSNGGGGGKQSKQEIHRRSARLRNTKYKSAPAAEKKVSTKGKGRRHIFKLKNPIKAPESVSTIITAESIFYKGVYYQIGDVVSVIDEQDGKPYYAQIRGFIQDQYCEKSAALTWLIPTLSSPRDQFDPASYIIGPEEDLPRKMEYLEFVCHAPSEYFKSRSSPFPTVPTRPEKGYIWTHVGPTPAITIKETVANHL; encoded by the exons ATGCCACTGGGCCTGAAGCCCACCTGCAGCGTCTGCAAGACCACATCGTCCTCCATGTGGAAGAAGGGCCCGCAGGGGGAGATCCTCTGCCACCACTGCACGGGCcggggcggcgcgggcggcgggggCGCCGGCTCGGGGGCGGCCGGCGGGACGGGGGGcagtggcggcggtggcggcttCGGCGCGGCGACCTTCGCCAGCACCTCGGCCGCCCCTCCGCAGAGCaacgggggcgggggcggcaaGCAG AGTAAGCAGGAAATTCACAGGAGGTCCGCTCGGCTCAGAAACACTAAATACAAATCTGCTCCAGCTGCTGAAAAGAAAGTTTCCActaaaggaaaagggagaagacatatttttaaattaaaaaat CCCATCAAAGCCCCTGAGTCAGTTTCCACCATAATCACTGCAGAATCAATCTTCTACAAG GGAGTCTATTACCAAATTGGAGATGTTGTTTCTGTAATTGACGAACAAGATGGAAAACCCTACTATGCTCAGATCAGGGGTTTTATCCAGGACCAGTATTGTGAGAAGAGTGCAGCACTGACGTGGCTCATTCCCACTCTCTCTAGCCCCAGGGACCAATTTGATCCTGCATCCTACATCATAG GACCAGAGGAGGATCTTCCAAGGAAGATGGAATACTTGGAATTTGTTTGTCATGCACCTTCTGAATATTTCAAGTCACGTTCATCACCATTTCCCACAGTTCCCACCAGACCAGAGAAGGGCTATATATGGACTCATGTTGGACCTACTCCTGCAATAACTATTAAGGAAACAGTTGCCAACCATTTGTAG